A stretch of the Photobacterium sp. CCB-ST2H9 genome encodes the following:
- the slmA gene encoding nucleoid occlusion factor SlmA, whose amino-acid sequence MAGNKKNNRREEILQALAEMLESSQGSQRITTAKLAAQVGVSEAALYRHFPSKARMFEGLIEFIEDSITTRINRILDDEKDTMTRLRMVLQLLLVFAERNPGLTRIMTGHALMFEQDRLQSRINQLFERIETQLRQILRERKLREGRGFPIDENILSAQLLGQVEGSYNRYVRSSFRHKPNDNFDAYWDLLTNQLS is encoded by the coding sequence ATGGCTGGCAATAAAAAAAACAACCGCCGCGAAGAAATCTTGCAGGCATTGGCTGAAATGCTGGAATCGAGCCAGGGCAGCCAACGCATTACCACCGCAAAACTGGCCGCACAGGTTGGCGTTTCCGAAGCCGCTCTGTATCGCCACTTTCCCAGCAAGGCCCGCATGTTTGAAGGCCTGATTGAGTTTATTGAAGACTCCATCACTACTCGTATCAACCGTATCCTGGATGACGAAAAAGACACCATGACCCGGCTGCGAATGGTCCTGCAACTGCTGTTAGTCTTTGCCGAGCGCAATCCGGGGCTGACCCGTATTATGACCGGTCACGCCCTGATGTTTGAACAGGATCGGCTCCAGTCACGCATCAACCAGCTGTTTGAGCGGATTGAAACCCAGCTCCGCCAGATTTTACGTGAGCGTAAGCTGCGAGAAGGCCGCGGTTTCCCGATCGATGAAAACATTCTTTCTGCCCAGCTGCTGGGTCAGGTAGAAGGCAGTTATAACCGCTATGTGCGCTCCAGCTTCCGACACAAGCCGAATGATAATTTCGACGCTTACTGGGACCTGCTGACCAATCAGCTGAGCTAA
- the rsgA gene encoding ribosome small subunit-dependent GTPase A — protein MDHRDLGLKQSIFQHIGEHSIEALFRVSKDYGKKYGVIGVVNGELTEREVSRLQLESDERPVIGDWVICQELQGEHVITELLPRETQLARTRSSGTQQAIAANISHIFITTSMNAEFNLNRLERYLVLAKASGVQPTIVLTKRDLVDDPSEYVDQITRLDPSLLVLPISTQTGEGLEELLSLIQKTDTCVLIGSSGVGKSSLINFLLGEEVLETLAVSDEGARGSHTTSNRFLFMLPTGGLIIDSPGLRQVGIGASTKNVEETFSDVELLANDCRYRNCTHEKEEGCAIQAALADGSLSPRRYKSYLKLMTESRYADDPEAFQRERHRQWRQVTKNRKEKEKVLGRYKEF, from the coding sequence TTGGACCATCGTGACTTAGGACTGAAACAGTCGATATTTCAGCATATCGGGGAACACAGCATTGAAGCGCTGTTCCGGGTCTCCAAAGACTATGGAAAAAAGTACGGCGTGATCGGTGTTGTAAATGGCGAACTGACGGAGCGAGAAGTTTCCCGTCTTCAGCTTGAATCAGATGAACGTCCTGTGATTGGTGACTGGGTGATTTGCCAGGAACTGCAGGGGGAGCATGTGATCACTGAGCTTTTGCCTCGTGAAACTCAGCTTGCCCGGACCCGCTCCAGCGGAACGCAGCAGGCAATCGCGGCCAATATCTCTCATATTTTCATTACGACCTCCATGAATGCGGAGTTCAATCTGAACCGCCTGGAGCGCTATCTGGTCCTGGCTAAAGCGTCGGGTGTTCAGCCGACGATTGTGCTCACGAAGCGCGATTTGGTGGATGACCCGTCGGAGTATGTCGATCAAATTACCCGGCTTGATCCCAGCCTGCTGGTATTACCGATCAGCACCCAAACGGGCGAGGGACTCGAAGAGTTGCTGTCCTTAATTCAAAAAACTGATACCTGTGTGCTGATTGGCTCGTCAGGGGTCGGAAAAAGCTCGCTGATCAACTTCCTGCTCGGGGAAGAGGTACTGGAGACGCTGGCCGTCAGTGATGAAGGGGCCCGGGGCAGCCATACAACGTCGAACCGATTCCTGTTCATGCTGCCGACCGGCGGACTAATTATCGATTCTCCGGGGTTACGCCAGGTTGGCATCGGGGCATCGACGAAAAATGTTGAGGAAACCTTCTCCGATGTTGAGTTGCTGGCAAATGACTGCCGTTACCGTAATTGCACCCATGAGAAGGAAGAGGGCTGCGCCATTCAGGCCGCATTAGCTGACGGCAGTCTGTCACCCAGACGTTATAAGTCGTATCTGAAGCTGATGACTGAATCACGTTATGCGGATGACCCTGAAGCATTCCAGCGCGAGCGGCACAGACAGTGGCGTCAGGTGACCAAGAACCGGAAAGAAAAAGAGAAAGTTCTGGGACGGTACAAAGAGTTTTAA
- the radC gene encoding DNA repair protein RadC gives MALKHLPQETRPREKLLQRGASTLSDAELLAIFLRTGLPGTNVIELAGQLLQSFGSLRALLAADLQSFCQHKGLGPAKFVQLQAVLEMSLRYLTERMERGEALTSPEQTRRYLSHLLRDRHREAFFVLFLDNQHRVIRGEVMFEGTIDAASVYPREVVKRSLELNAAALILAHNHPSGVAEPSQADRRITRRISDALALVDIRILDHFVVGDGEVVSFAERGWL, from the coding sequence ATGGCTTTGAAGCATTTACCTCAAGAGACAAGGCCCAGAGAAAAATTACTGCAACGGGGGGCCAGTACATTGTCGGATGCTGAATTACTGGCGATTTTTCTGCGGACCGGTCTGCCCGGTACCAATGTCATCGAGTTAGCCGGGCAGTTGCTGCAGTCGTTTGGGTCCCTGCGGGCTTTACTGGCGGCTGACCTGCAAAGCTTTTGCCAGCATAAAGGACTGGGCCCGGCAAAATTTGTTCAGTTGCAGGCCGTGTTGGAAATGAGTCTGCGTTATCTGACTGAGCGGATGGAACGTGGTGAGGCGCTGACCAGCCCGGAACAAACCCGGCGCTATCTGAGCCATTTGCTGCGAGATCGACACCGAGAAGCATTTTTTGTGTTGTTTCTGGATAACCAACACCGGGTGATCCGTGGCGAAGTGATGTTTGAGGGAACAATTGATGCGGCCAGCGTGTATCCGCGTGAAGTTGTAAAAAGATCACTCGAACTTAATGCAGCGGCGCTGATTTTAGCGCATAATCACCCCTCAGGCGTAGCGGAGCCAAGTCAGGCCGATCGGCGAATTACGCGGAGGATCAGCGATGCGCTGGCCCTGGTGGACATTCGGATCCTCGATCACTTCGTTGTTGGTGATGGTGAAGTGGTTTCTTTTGCTGAACGAGGTTGGCTATAA
- the pyrE gene encoding orotate phosphoribosyltransferase, which translates to MKAYQRQFIEFALEKGVLKFGEFTLKSGRKSPYFFNAGLFNTGRDLARLGRFYAAALADSGIAFDVLFGPAYKGIPIATTTAVALADHHDIDTPYCFNRKEAKDHGEGGNLVGSPLEGRIMLVDDVITAGTAIRESMEIIKANGADLAGVLVAIDRQEKGKGELSAIQEVERDFGCAVISIVSLGDVVSYLEEQDGMEAHLEAVKAYRAQYGI; encoded by the coding sequence ATGAAAGCATATCAGCGTCAGTTCATCGAATTCGCTTTAGAGAAAGGCGTCCTGAAGTTTGGTGAGTTCACCCTGAAATCAGGCCGAAAGAGCCCGTACTTTTTCAATGCCGGTTTGTTTAACACCGGTCGTGATCTGGCACGTCTGGGCCGTTTTTATGCCGCAGCACTGGCCGATTCGGGCATTGCATTTGATGTGCTGTTTGGCCCGGCTTATAAAGGGATTCCTATCGCGACCACCACGGCCGTCGCCCTGGCGGATCACCACGACATCGATACCCCGTACTGCTTTAACCGTAAAGAAGCCAAAGACCACGGCGAAGGCGGCAATCTGGTCGGCAGTCCGCTGGAAGGGCGTATCATGCTGGTGGATGACGTGATCACGGCCGGGACCGCAATTCGCGAATCGATGGAAATCATCAAGGCGAATGGTGCTGATCTGGCTGGCGTGCTGGTGGCGATTGATCGTCAGGAAAAAGGCAAAGGCGAGCTGTCAGCGATTCAGGAAGTCGAGCGTGACTTTGGCTGTGCTGTGATTTCCATTGTGTCTCTGGGCGATGTAGTCAGCTATCTGGAAGAGCAGGATGGCATGGAAGCGCATCTGGAAGCGGTGAAAGCTTACCGCGCTCAGTACGGCATCTGA
- the rph gene encoding ribonuclease PH — MRPSGRSASQVRPITITRHFTAHAEGSVLVEFGDTKVICTASVEESVPRWLKGKGQGWVTAEYGMLPRATHSRNRREAANGKQGGRTLEIQRLIARSLRAAVDLEVLGEQMITVDCDVIQADGGTRTASITGAMVALTDAIHVMLEKGLLKKNPLKTTIAAVSVGIYQGTPVCDLDYAEDSSAETDMNVIMNREGKIIEIQGTAEGEAFSTEELMAMLSLAKDGIAEIINIQQASLES, encoded by the coding sequence ATGCGTCCAAGTGGAAGAAGTGCCAGCCAAGTTCGTCCGATTACTATTACCCGTCATTTCACTGCCCATGCCGAGGGTTCGGTGCTGGTTGAATTCGGCGACACCAAGGTAATTTGTACCGCCAGTGTTGAAGAAAGTGTACCGCGCTGGCTGAAGGGCAAAGGCCAGGGCTGGGTGACGGCTGAATACGGCATGCTGCCTCGCGCAACGCACTCCCGGAACCGTCGTGAAGCGGCCAATGGTAAACAAGGCGGCCGTACGCTGGAAATTCAGCGTCTGATTGCCCGCAGTCTGCGTGCAGCGGTTGATTTGGAAGTGCTGGGTGAGCAGATGATCACGGTCGACTGTGATGTGATTCAGGCCGACGGCGGAACCCGGACCGCCTCGATTACGGGTGCGATGGTTGCACTGACCGATGCTATTCATGTGATGCTGGAAAAAGGTCTGCTGAAGAAGAACCCGCTGAAAACGACCATTGCGGCGGTTTCTGTCGGGATTTATCAGGGCACACCAGTGTGCGATCTGGACTATGCCGAAGATTCCAGTGCGGAGACAGATATGAATGTCATCATGAACCGTGAAGGCAAAATTATTGAGATCCAGGGGACCGCAGAGGGCGAAGCCTTCAGTACCGAGGAACTCATGGCGATGCTGTCGCTCGCGAAAGACGGCATTGCCGAGATCATCAATATCCAGCAGGCATCGCTGGAAAGTTAA
- a CDS encoding TauD/TfdA family dioxygenase codes for MSRQGSIRITTVFPETNFIARVEASSHEIGLAAWVRQNEALVKRQLKEQGGILFRGFDMPDDASFLNMVRELPFEPVDISQFEEATEREKVATNLYTTTAFPASETISLHSDYSSSLDICQYLCFFCLTPPGTGGQTPVADNRRIYHRLNHTYRQQFETLGWRLVRHYGTGLGLDWQDTFLTDSRQAVEKHCQHHDVTANWDGDELRTTQTRTAVILHPETGEKCWFNHIAFWHAANLHPDIADAMIDAVGKEKLPFQTFFGDGSDIPDPVAHHIRDILLEEKRMFDWQQGDVLLLDNILTSHGRESFSGDRSIRLSAFHQMKRE; via the coding sequence ATGAGCAGGCAAGGAAGCATCAGGATAACGACGGTATTCCCGGAGACGAATTTTATTGCGCGTGTTGAAGCGTCCAGTCATGAGATCGGGCTTGCAGCCTGGGTTCGCCAAAATGAAGCACTGGTAAAGAGGCAACTGAAGGAGCAGGGAGGGATCTTGTTCAGGGGCTTTGATATGCCGGATGATGCTTCATTTCTGAATATGGTGAGGGAGCTGCCATTTGAACCGGTTGATATCAGCCAGTTTGAAGAGGCCACGGAAAGAGAAAAAGTTGCGACGAATCTGTATACGACCACAGCTTTTCCGGCCAGCGAGACGATTTCATTGCACAGTGACTACTCATCGTCGCTGGATATTTGTCAGTACCTTTGTTTTTTCTGCCTGACTCCTCCGGGCACCGGTGGTCAAACCCCGGTTGCGGATAACCGCCGGATCTATCACAGGCTGAATCACACATATCGTCAACAGTTTGAAACGCTGGGCTGGCGATTGGTCCGCCATTACGGCACGGGGCTCGGACTGGACTGGCAGGATACTTTTTTAACGGATTCCCGCCAGGCCGTGGAGAAACATTGTCAGCATCATGACGTAACAGCCAATTGGGATGGTGATGAATTAAGGACGACACAAACACGAACTGCGGTGATTCTTCATCCTGAAACCGGGGAAAAGTGCTGGTTTAATCATATTGCTTTCTGGCATGCGGCGAATTTACATCCCGACATTGCTGATGCGATGATCGATGCGGTTGGTAAAGAAAAATTGCCCTTTCAGACGTTTTTTGGGGATGGTAGTGATATTCCGGATCCGGTGGCACATCATATCCGGGATATTTTACTAGAGGAAAAGCGCATGTTCGACTGGCAGCAGGGCGATGTACTTTTATTAGATAACATTTTGACCAGCCATGGCCGGGAATCTTTTTCCGGAGACAGAAGTATCCGGTTATCTGCGTTTCATCAAATGAAGCGGGAGTGA
- a CDS encoding YicC/YloC family endoribonuclease: protein MIHSMTAYARREVKGDWGSAVWEIRSVNQRYLETYLRLPEQFRSLEPVLRERFRQRLARGKVECSLRFEANPAANTELRINESLAKQVIKAASWVKETAGEGNIGPFQVLNWPGVMETPEQDMDIINQELLTAFDGAVDDFIAARASEGANMKDLIDQRLDAITTEVTKVRALMPEVMQWQRERILTRLEEAKVELDANRVEQELIMLAQKSDVAEELDRLDSHVKETRKILKKGGACGRRLDFMMQEFNRESNTLASKSINTEITASAVELKVLIEQMREQIQNIE from the coding sequence ATGATTCACAGTATGACCGCCTATGCCCGTCGCGAAGTTAAAGGCGACTGGGGCAGCGCCGTTTGGGAAATCCGTTCGGTTAACCAACGATATCTGGAAACTTATCTGCGCCTGCCAGAGCAGTTCCGCAGTCTGGAACCTGTCCTGCGCGAGCGTTTTCGTCAGCGTCTAGCACGCGGCAAGGTCGAATGCAGCCTGCGCTTTGAAGCCAACCCGGCTGCCAACACAGAACTGCGTATCAATGAATCTTTAGCCAAGCAGGTGATCAAAGCCGCCAGCTGGGTAAAAGAAACCGCCGGTGAAGGCAATATTGGTCCGTTTCAGGTGCTGAACTGGCCGGGCGTGATGGAAACCCCGGAACAGGACATGGACATCATCAATCAGGAACTGCTGACTGCATTTGACGGCGCAGTGGATGATTTCATCGCCGCCCGAGCCAGCGAAGGCGCGAACATGAAAGACCTGATTGATCAGCGTCTGGATGCCATCACGACAGAAGTCACCAAAGTACGCGCGCTGATGCCGGAAGTCATGCAATGGCAACGCGAACGCATTCTGACGCGTCTGGAAGAAGCCAAAGTCGAGCTGGACGCCAACCGCGTCGAGCAGGAACTGATTATGCTGGCTCAGAAAAGTGATGTGGCCGAAGAGCTGGATCGCCTCGATTCTCACGTGAAAGAAACCCGCAAAATTCTAAAAAAAGGCGGCGCCTGTGGCCGGCGTCTGGACTTCATGATGCAGGAATTCAATCGCGAATCGAACACCCTCGCCTCCAAGTCCATCAACACAGAGATCACCGCCTCAGCCGTTGAACTCAAAGTGCTGATCGAGCAGATGCGCGAGCAGATCCAGAATATTGAGTGA
- a CDS encoding sulfite exporter TauE/SafE family protein produces MSALKSVFKENFLPQQLSPQVHFSRTLLICFSLLIVWSAVFLKPGWLELFAEHIVIAVMMVVGSFVAGSTPLGGGAVAFPVMTKLLSTPPESSMHFSLMIQSIGMTSASILILLSRHQLPWRGIALYLVGSFSGFYLVTQYLFATLSSAEVKVMFSLNIAIFLLVYLFGYYADKFNERQIQVCRRKVITLVTFGCLGGGMSAFIGSGADLFAFALFTIYFRLNIVQATQASVIIMATTSIFGLITFLFQGTQPAEVIFEYWYVAAPVVIFGAPIGAWVCCKVSKKVIHHMIIALSSLELASTLLLLPLGERSALIFCFQLLVMFALFSWNKKQMRTSG; encoded by the coding sequence GTGAGTGCATTGAAAAGTGTTTTCAAAGAAAATTTCCTTCCTCAGCAACTGAGTCCGCAGGTTCATTTCTCCAGAACTCTGCTGATTTGTTTTTCTCTTTTGATTGTATGGTCTGCTGTCTTTCTTAAACCGGGCTGGCTTGAATTATTCGCAGAACATATCGTGATTGCGGTGATGATGGTTGTTGGCTCTTTTGTGGCAGGTTCAACTCCCCTGGGCGGTGGTGCTGTTGCCTTTCCTGTGATGACGAAACTGCTGTCGACACCCCCGGAATCATCAATGCACTTCTCATTGATGATACAAAGCATCGGCATGACGTCCGCATCCATTCTGATCTTGTTGAGCCGCCATCAGTTGCCCTGGCGAGGGATCGCACTCTATCTGGTCGGTTCATTTTCAGGGTTTTATCTTGTCACCCAGTATTTGTTCGCCACTTTAAGCAGCGCAGAAGTAAAAGTGATGTTCAGTCTGAACATCGCAATTTTCTTGCTGGTTTATTTATTTGGTTATTACGCGGATAAATTTAATGAAAGGCAGATTCAGGTTTGCCGCAGGAAGGTGATCACTCTGGTGACATTCGGGTGCCTCGGCGGCGGGATGAGTGCTTTTATCGGTTCTGGTGCGGATCTGTTTGCGTTTGCATTGTTCACCATTTACTTTCGGTTAAATATCGTGCAGGCAACGCAGGCCAGTGTGATCATTATGGCGACGACGTCCATTTTCGGACTGATCACTTTCCTTTTTCAGGGAACTCAGCCTGCTGAAGTCATTTTTGAATATTGGTATGTTGCCGCTCCCGTGGTGATTTTCGGTGCTCCGATAGGCGCCTGGGTTTGCTGCAAAGTCAGCAAGAAAGTGATTCATCACATGATCATTGCCCTTTCATCTCTGGAGTTAGCCTCAACCTTACTGCTGTTGCCATTGGGTGAACGCTCGGCATTGATTTTCTGCTTTCAGCTATTAGTGATGTTTGCACTGTTTAGCTGGAATAAGAAGCAGATGAGAACGTCAGGATAA
- the rpmG gene encoding 50S ribosomal protein L33, giving the protein MAKGIREKIRLVSSAGTGHFYTTDKNKRNMPGKFEIKKFDPVVRKHVMYKEAKIK; this is encoded by the coding sequence ATGGCTAAAGGCATTCGTGAGAAGATCCGTCTGGTATCATCTGCCGGCACAGGTCACTTCTACACTACCGACAAAAACAAGCGTAACATGCCAGGCAAATTTGAGATCAAGAAATTTGATCCAGTTGTCCGTAAGCACGTTATGTACAAAGAAGCAAAAATCAAGTAA
- the coaBC gene encoding bifunctional phosphopantothenoylcysteine decarboxylase/phosphopantothenate--cysteine ligase CoaBC encodes MKTLAGKKILLGISGGIAAYKCAELTRRLIERGAEVRVVMTPAAKEFITPLTMQAVSGKPVADSLLDPAAEASMGHIELAKWADLVLLAPASADLIARLRAGMGNDLLSTLCLATSAPIAVAPAMNQQMYRQPSTQENLAVLTRWGHQIWGPASGEQACGDVGPGRMLEPMALVAEIENFFRPQDLAGVRIAITAGPTREALDPVRYLTNHSSGKMGYAIAQAAAERGASVTLISGPVSLNTPAGVQRIDVESAVEMHQAATEQAPLHDIFIGCAAVADFRPAEMAEQKMKKKQGHDELVLTLVKNPDIIAAVAAMTEQRPFTVGFAAETQDVARYARDKLQRKNLDLICANDVARQGQGFNSDTNALHLYWPKGDKALPLTDKTSLGRQLIDEIIQRFRQQS; translated from the coding sequence ATGAAAACACTGGCAGGAAAAAAAATACTTTTGGGGATCAGCGGCGGGATTGCAGCCTATAAGTGCGCAGAACTGACACGCCGGTTGATTGAGCGTGGCGCAGAGGTCCGTGTCGTCATGACCCCCGCCGCCAAGGAATTCATTACACCGCTGACCATGCAGGCCGTTTCCGGCAAGCCGGTGGCGGACAGCCTGCTCGATCCTGCCGCAGAAGCATCCATGGGTCACATTGAGCTCGCGAAGTGGGCTGACCTGGTGCTGCTGGCACCGGCCTCAGCAGATCTGATCGCCCGCCTGCGTGCCGGGATGGGGAACGATCTGCTGAGCACGCTGTGCTTGGCAACCAGTGCCCCGATTGCCGTCGCCCCGGCAATGAACCAGCAGATGTACCGTCAACCCTCGACTCAGGAGAATCTGGCTGTTCTGACCAGATGGGGACATCAGATCTGGGGACCGGCAAGTGGCGAACAGGCCTGTGGCGATGTCGGCCCGGGCCGGATGCTGGAGCCGATGGCACTGGTTGCTGAAATCGAAAACTTCTTCCGGCCACAGGATCTGGCAGGGGTACGCATTGCCATCACCGCCGGACCGACCCGGGAAGCGCTTGACCCGGTACGTTACCTGACCAACCACAGCTCCGGCAAAATGGGCTACGCCATTGCACAGGCTGCCGCAGAACGCGGTGCCAGCGTCACGCTGATCAGCGGCCCGGTCAGCCTGAACACCCCGGCAGGTGTCCAGAGAATCGATGTCGAGAGTGCAGTCGAAATGCATCAGGCTGCGACGGAACAGGCCCCTCTGCACGATATCTTTATCGGCTGTGCTGCCGTAGCTGATTTCCGCCCGGCAGAAATGGCTGAGCAGAAAATGAAGAAAAAACAGGGGCACGATGAGCTGGTACTGACACTGGTGAAAAATCCGGATATCATCGCCGCCGTTGCAGCAATGACGGAGCAGCGACCTTTCACCGTCGGCTTTGCCGCTGAGACGCAGGATGTCGCACGCTATGCCCGGGATAAACTGCAACGTAAAAACCTGGACCTGATCTGCGCCAATGACGTCGCCCGGCAGGGACAGGGATTCAACAGTGACACCAATGCCCTGCACCTGTACTGGCCAAAGGGTGACAAGGCGCTTCCACTGACTGACAAAACCTCGCTGGGGCGTCAGCTCATTGATGAAATCATCCAACGCTTCCGGCAGCAAAGCTGA
- a CDS encoding ACT domain-containing protein — MEFTLKIYSNDIAVYRLSDLSGLSFPEDCGFFNLSVTGDEISLMCDVQRLSSEYQGWLDRKATSVSKDWSCLRVDGDLPFDIVGVIATLTGHIASIGISQFAVCTHDRDYVLVPNTQRHQVITHLKTVGYHFVDGDPV, encoded by the coding sequence ATGGAATTTACTTTAAAAATTTACAGCAATGACATTGCCGTCTATCGCCTGTCTGATCTCTCGGGTCTGTCATTTCCGGAAGATTGCGGATTTTTTAATTTATCCGTAACGGGTGATGAAATCTCGTTAATGTGTGATGTGCAGCGTTTGTCGTCTGAATACCAGGGATGGCTGGACCGGAAAGCAACGTCCGTCAGCAAAGACTGGTCCTGCCTGCGGGTGGATGGGGATCTGCCTTTTGATATTGTCGGCGTGATCGCGACCTTAACCGGCCACATCGCCTCGATAGGCATCAGTCAGTTTGCTGTCTGTACGCATGATCGGGATTATGTTCTGGTGCCGAATACGCAGCGGCATCAAGTGATCACTCACTTAAAGACGGTTGGATATCACTTCGTCGATGGTGACCCTGTGTAA
- the rpmB gene encoding 50S ribosomal protein L28 has protein sequence MSRVCQVTGKRPVTGNNRSHARNATKRRFLPNLQTHRFWVESEKRFVKLRLSAKGMRIIDKKGIDTVLSEMRARGENV, from the coding sequence ATGTCCCGAGTATGCCAAGTAACTGGTAAACGTCCTGTAACGGGTAACAACCGTTCACACGCACGTAATGCCACCAAGCGTCGTTTTCTGCCGAACCTGCAAACTCATCGTTTCTGGGTAGAAAGCGAAAAACGCTTCGTTAAACTACGCCTTTCTGCGAAAGGCATGCGTATCATTGACAAGAAAGGTATCGATACCGTTCTGTCTGAAATGCGTGCTCGCGGCGAGAACGTTTAA